Within Porites lutea chromosome 2, jaPorLute2.1, whole genome shotgun sequence, the genomic segment TCAattgatttcatttccgcatGCAGTCCTTATATGACTTATTTCATCTACATCATTTACAAACTTATTTCTAGTAATGTTTATATAACATTCGCTCATTCCTCCACtgttcatgcattgcctctcgAGATATGAAGCACTTCAAAAGCTCAGAGAGCACTCAAATGAAGTCGCAAACGATCGCCCATCTCCTGAATTTCCCCACGACAGCCGCGCGGTTTCGCGGCTCCCCACGCGAGTTTGTGACGTAGAGGGTGGCGcagtttgttctaaaaatagcacatttggCTATTTCGATGGAGCCGCCTGGACCCCGCGCTTGCGGTCTCTTACCCCAATTATGGCTACTCCTTCAACTCAATGAGCTGTCCTCTCTTAAGATTAAAATTCCCGATGAATTGTTCCAATGAATTCCTTTAAGGTATCCTGTATAGcataacaaatcaaaacattttaaacGAGCGTGTTTGTATGGCCAAATATACGCTTCATGTTTAAAAATTTGCGACTTTCTTAGAACATAAAACGTACGTGGGTTTTAATCGTAGCTGAATGAACTGTGAGATCATTAGTTTAGTAGTTAATTAACCTGAGTGAATAATAAGcgagaaagagaaaacgaaagaaAGAGCCTTCTATTTTACTGCTAGTCCGTTCAGTCGCCTGACTGATCTACCCCCTGCTGCAATAGCAAAATCACAACAAAGTTCTTAGTCTTCATAGGACCTCTAAATAAGACTGCTGCAAGATTAGAATGCTGGAAAATATAACAGGTCAACTTACATTGAACTGTAAGTTTCGCAGACGCGTTGACACTTCCCAACAAGTTTTCAGCTCTGCAGCTGTAAACACCCTCGTCTCCAGGTCTAACGTTCTTTACGATAAGAGCGCCACTGGACTCTACCACGTGACGTCCAACTGGAAGCGAAGAATGTATCTTAGACCACGTAACTAGAGGAGTTGGATTACCGTCGGCTGTACATTTTAAGATGACTGTCTGACTTTCATTGACTGTGGTTTCAACAGGACGCTGCAGCAGAGTTGGAGCCGAGATGGACTGGCCCGGCTCACCCTTTGTGCCTTTCTCACCTTGTGGACCTCGAGGCCCCACGGGACCAGGGTCACCCGGAATTCCGAGATCCCCCTTTATACCCATTGCTCCTTGAGGTCCTATTGGTCCATGTTTACCAGGAGGCCCCTCAGGCCCGAGTCTCCCTGGGGGACCTGATCTTCCTCGGATACCAGGCCGTCCTCGTCGTCCAGTGTTACCTTTTGGTCCTGAGCGGCAAAGCGTTTCATCTTTAGTACAGATTTGGTTCTGTAACAGTCGCAGCTCTTCTTTAATCAGTAGTTTTACATTGGAGGTTGTTTGCGTGGATTTTTTCTGTGATTTAACAGGCGATGCGCGCTTCTGTCTTGAGTTGGTGACTTCGGGGCCTTgaaaaatagccaaaaaaacagaaacaaaataatgtGAACAAATGAAAACGTAAAAATATGGAATTGCCCACTAAAGATTGCTTTCTCTCCATGAAATAATTTTGGTTGTATTTTATAGTTACTTAAATTATTCGCGTTCCATGACACATTAGACACATtggttcaaaaaaaaaattggggcgTAACTGCTCCTTTTGGCTCAAACATAACCTGATCATGAATATCCTTTAAAACTTACCCGTTGTCTGCTCTCTTTGACCCGCTAAATGGCTGCCTTTCGTAATTTGCCAAACTTTGTTATTCTGCTGAATTTTTTGAAGAATGTGTTTCTCCATCTGGCCACAGTATGTTACTGAAGATGATATCAGTCGATAATGTTCTTGTATTCTGAGTTCCACGTGAATCAGTGCGATACAACATACAACAGACAACAGCAAAGCTGACCTGCAACTCAAACTGTCCACTGTTTGTCTTCTAATCGCTCCGTTCTCTTCTTTCCTTGCCGATTGCTTCATTTTTTGTCGTGACAGCTACTAACTTTAAACATTCACTGAATCAAATAGAGTATTTGATTTACTTCTAAACCGAAGCCACTCAGCTGAATCGGTAATTCTTCTCGGGTTCTAATAAAGAACTGTCCTTTGCAAAATGTTTAACTTGTCTGTACGTGCTCTGGGCCTCTAGCATAAACAGGAAGTAAGTATCAAATTTTCTGAGGTTAAACGTGTTTCAAATTGCAAAAAACTAGAATATTTGGTCCGTCATATCGCCTGTCAGAAGAAATAGTTGATTATGGATGACCGAGCAAATAACTCCTAATAACAGCGATAGACCGTGTGGGCCCGGAGGGGGGAGTCCCATACAAAAgcgacggggatgctcgtcgtctcggtTTGGGGTGTTGAACTGTAGATTTTGTGTCTGGGATggaaagtcactatatttgcccattcaggtatcgcttatgactgtgcataaagaaatttacaaaaaataccCTGAGACTGACCACACAAAAATCTCCTTTGGAGGTCAATTTAAGCTCGAGCCACACCCAAACTGGTCTCCATCAAGGGTTTAATTTGAACTTTTCGATGAACATCCCCgccacttttatatgggagccccccctccccgggctTGTGGGTTAGAGAAAGGAGGGGATATACAGCAGATCAATGAACGGAACATGAAAATAGTTTCAATTGATCTTGAGTCAAGGGTAACTGATTTCCGGTAAACTACACTTCACAGGGGTTTGTAATGTATATAGCTAATGTATGTCTGTGACGTCTATGGGCTATGGGTGGTACGGTAAtgaacttcctgtttttaatttgttttgtttgaatggGTGTTACTCTTTGGAGGTTTTAAAAGTTGTACCAAGAGAGATAGGTTGTATTCCTGAACAGATATGAACGCTTACTAACTCATAGAGATTTCATAAGCATAAACAGGAAATAGGCATAAATTAATAAGTCAAATAAACTGAATCTGGGTTAAGGGGGTATTAAGTCAATCAGCGCTATAGAGGCGGTTAGTGCTGGTGGAAAGGCTTTCAATAGGATTGACCCTCTTGTCTCATTATCGTCTCTTGTCCTCATCAAATGTTTTTTATGAATGAATTTCTATTTGTCGCATAAACTATTAACGTTTTCAAAAGAGTTTTCTATGCCAATGAATTGCTTCATTTTTGTCATAAGGTACAGCCACAAAAATCAGTAACTGAACTACTTATAAGCTGGAGCCATTCGGTAACCTTTTAGGTGATATACCGGCTGGAGATCTACCTTTAGTAAGAATACAGTAAAgccccgcgactaagaacctacatttttccaagtttgccttagcaggttcttatataaatggtagctaagagtatttagtggtttaGCTCAAttctaatctcgtacccagatctcactctgttttacactttcccttggccgtgggagatctgggcaCGAGATTAGCTCAATTCCTGAAATAAAATCCGCATACCAAATAAGCAGTTATGTACAAATGAACATAAAAAGTAGAACtgtatttaatttgtaattGTTTCAAAaccaattttatttgatttacacATTAGcatttacattgcagttggagtgataaggcgGCTATGAGAATTCTGAATGTTggcttatcttatttgcccaaccGTACataatattttcatttatttaagaaaataagaaattctGTTTCAGATTTTAGGCTGAACAGATTTTTATATAGAGGGGgcttaactggcaaattttagctaaacaggttcttaaaattcaGATCCTTAGTCGCGGGGTTTTTGCTGTATTAACTCAGTTAACTTGTCTCTGCCTGTTCTGAGCTCAAGAATCACGACAGGAAGTGAATATTATTCGAATATTTGTTCATTACGCTTCCTCTTAGGAGAGAGCTCTTGAACTCAGTcgtttttttattatcattatttccaCAGGTTGTGAGTTGTGCCAGTTGCGAGCTTAATGGAGTCTCGACTGCACATGCAATCTGTTTGTGCTCTCCATGTCAGTAAACTGACTGCACTGAGAAATAAGTGGGCGGAGAAAACAATAGACAGTGGAAtaagttttaatttaaaaaacaacttcGAGGTATCTTTCGTTGGAAAGTTGTACAAGTAAGTTTTCCCACCCACCACACGTCAAAATTGTTTTCTCCTCGGGTAATTCATGGCAATCAAAGTCCAAGAGACACCCCACCCGGCCATAAGTTGCAGCTTTTGGTCGGGGCTCCTAGTCCAGTTTAACCCCTACTAATAAATATATGCTTATTTATGCTTAACGATGAAGTCTTAAATCGTTTTTGTTACTAATTCTTTTCTGATACTAAGGACTTGCTTATCGTGCCTCATTTTgattatttattactttatttcaTCCCGCTAGGATCTAGAAGGCAACAACAAATACAACTTTCACCCCTTTTTAAGTTTTGGCCCAGAAAAGTCCTAAAATAATCTGAATTATTACCATGACACAGCTTCTAAGAGATGTAACAGAAGCCTTGTGCAGGAGATTTATTAAACAAAGAGTGAATTATACGTAATGATTAGAGCACCCCAAAGAAAGGATGTTTTTTGGAGTGAAGCACCATTAAACTTTGTTCTAGTAGTTGTAACGGCAGGGAGAGTAGATGCAAGGGAATTGCCTTCCTTACACGGACCAGCTAAGCAAgaatgtttacaaattttggcATAGCATTTGTATTGACAATTTCCTTTAAAGCAGAACTGATCACATTGGTTAACAGTCTCTGAGCAGGTCATGATACAGTTGTCTCGGTAACAAACTTGGTGGCACTCATCTGCATCACATCTTAGTGTCATGTTTCCATCGTATGCTTCCTGGGTACAAGTTGATACTCCATGAGGGCACATCATGTCGCAGTCCCCATTGTAACAACTTTGCTGACACTCGACTCCATCACATTTCATTGTTATCCTTCCAAGAAGCGGTACATATCCGAACTGAGAACACTTTTTAGCTTCACGCGGGCACGTCATAGCACACTTTGTATCTTGACAAACCTGGATACATTGTTTTGCATTGCAGGTCATAAATTCACACGTCCCAAAATTGCACACCTGTCGACAAAATCCTGGCATTACACTTGATGAACAGTTCATGTTACATTGACCCAACGAACATTGCTGCTCGCATACGTTTCTGTCACATTTCATATCTGCGATACTTTCCCTTG encodes:
- the LOC140926688 gene encoding uncharacterized protein; this encodes MFLLVFAVFCVSWPLVDPTSNKIDCDTKPNNNSCNQVSCAETPCTMQCGLETHDQYDSCRQICLPSRCDALECRASEYCLQLCSLSNCGSLTCDAMACDQSCYMGNCSSLTCGKTSVRCKQNSGSELTCEANACTQSCFREECRLTCPLGGANCTQEARESIADMKCDRNVCEQQCSLGQCNMNCSSSVMPGFCRQVCNFGTCEFMTCNAKQCIQVCQDTKCAMTCPREAKKCSQFGYVPLLGRITMKCDGVECQQSCYNGDCDMMCPHGVSTCTQEAYDGNMTLRCDADECHQVCYRDNCIMTCSETVNQCDQFCFKGNCQYKCYAKICKHSCLAGPCKEGNSLASTLPAVTTTRTKFNGASLQKTSFLWGALIITYNSLFV